Proteins from a genomic interval of Bradyrhizobium sp. CCGB01:
- a CDS encoding beta-1-3, beta-1-6-glucan biosynthesis protein: MRQRVFELRNAVLRQFAATLAVSALVVMVGLGGASAQSGTPAPDQSKAAAQPADAAARDAAQNQRRTDEFAEAAQVINGPAGNPECVWLGRRVVRLMWRDDLDTAFRHLDLYDRFGCPGGHIQAAFRCLTRFGGQIDPKVAETLDSRVHACWINPASQPQQAAASAAQPAAATSGNAPAPQPAASPSPAASPTPAPSK; encoded by the coding sequence ATGCGGCAACGGGTGTTTGAGTTACGAAATGCGGTCCTGCGGCAGTTCGCCGCCACCTTGGCCGTCTCCGCCCTGGTCGTCATGGTCGGTCTCGGTGGCGCCTCCGCCCAGAGCGGCACGCCTGCTCCGGACCAGAGCAAGGCAGCCGCCCAGCCCGCCGATGCCGCCGCCAGGGACGCCGCCCAGAACCAGCGCCGCACCGACGAGTTCGCCGAAGCAGCCCAGGTCATCAACGGCCCGGCCGGCAATCCCGAATGCGTCTGGCTCGGCCGGCGCGTGGTGCGGCTGATGTGGCGGGATGATCTCGACACCGCGTTCCGCCATCTCGACCTCTACGACCGGTTCGGCTGCCCCGGCGGCCACATCCAGGCCGCCTTCCGTTGCCTGACCCGCTTTGGCGGCCAGATCGATCCCAAGGTCGCCGAGACCCTGGACAGCCGCGTGCATGCTTGCTGGATCAACCCGGCATCCCAGCCGCAGCAGGCGGCGGCCAGCGCCGCCCAGCCGGCGGCGGCGACATCGGGCAATGCGCCAGCCCCGCAGCCGGCCGCGAGCCCCTCGCCCGCCGCCAGCCCGACACCGGCGCCCTCGAAATAG
- a CDS encoding beta-(1-6) glucans synthase, whose translation MWWWLATPITLARAPIDPSDKVQCVSYAPFRGEQSPLNAWTHIEADQIEQDLRQLKEITDCVRTYSMENGLDQVPAIAAKVGGLKVLQGIWLSSNRSKNFEQAALAVRLSKDFPGIVTSIIVGNEVLLRGEMTTADLVSIIRSVKAQVSVPVTYADVWEFWLRNREVYDAVDFVTIHILPYWEDIPVKAKFAASHVEAIRERMAVAFPGKEILIGETGWPSEGRMREGALPSRTNQARVVSEILSLAKSNKFRVNLIESYDQPWKRKLEGTVGGYWGLFDSVRRNLKYPPGQPISNFPYWKWYMGAGMGLCVLVFAIAGLTLRRRPWTPRFSAWLGVAISATSAGILLGIGADKMYYESYGIGGWLHWGILLLAGILSPIFCAQAMVIGRSLPTFLDLLGPREGRKWSKLTALLGLTLAVTAVIAAQTALAFVFDPRYHDFPYASLTMAVVPFAVLMLNRPQIGQRPIAESVFAGVLALSAAYVLFNEGRENWQSLWTCAIYLLFALTLWRARAEQIRE comes from the coding sequence GTGTGGTGGTGGCTGGCCACGCCGATCACGCTCGCGCGCGCGCCGATTGATCCCAGCGACAAAGTTCAATGCGTCTCCTACGCCCCGTTCCGCGGCGAGCAGTCGCCGCTGAACGCGTGGACCCATATCGAGGCCGACCAGATCGAGCAGGACCTGCGCCAGCTCAAGGAGATCACCGACTGCGTCCGCACCTATTCGATGGAGAACGGGCTCGACCAGGTGCCGGCGATCGCCGCCAAGGTCGGTGGGCTGAAGGTGCTCCAGGGCATCTGGCTCTCCAGCAACCGCAGCAAGAATTTTGAGCAGGCCGCGCTCGCCGTTCGTCTCTCCAAGGATTTCCCCGGCATCGTCACCAGCATCATCGTCGGCAACGAGGTGCTGCTGCGCGGCGAGATGACGACGGCGGACCTCGTCTCCATCATCCGCTCGGTGAAGGCGCAGGTCAGCGTGCCCGTCACCTATGCCGACGTCTGGGAGTTCTGGCTCAGGAATCGCGAGGTCTACGACGCCGTCGACTTCGTCACGATCCACATCCTGCCCTATTGGGAGGACATTCCGGTCAAGGCGAAGTTCGCAGCAAGCCATGTCGAGGCGATCCGCGAGCGCATGGCGGTGGCGTTCCCCGGCAAGGAGATCCTGATCGGCGAGACCGGCTGGCCCAGCGAAGGGCGCATGCGCGAGGGCGCGCTGCCGTCGCGCACCAACCAGGCGCGCGTCGTCTCGGAGATCCTCTCCCTGGCGAAGTCGAACAAGTTCCGCGTGAACCTGATCGAGTCCTACGACCAGCCGTGGAAGCGCAAGCTGGAAGGCACCGTCGGCGGCTATTGGGGACTCTTCGACTCGGTGCGCCGGAACCTGAAATATCCGCCGGGCCAGCCGATCAGCAATTTCCCGTACTGGAAATGGTATATGGGCGCGGGCATGGGCCTCTGCGTGCTGGTGTTCGCGATCGCCGGCCTCACGCTGCGCAGGCGGCCGTGGACGCCGCGCTTCTCGGCCTGGCTTGGCGTTGCCATTTCGGCGACGTCAGCGGGCATCCTGCTCGGGATCGGCGCCGACAAGATGTACTATGAGAGTTACGGCATCGGCGGCTGGCTGCATTGGGGCATCCTGCTGCTCGCCGGCATCCTGTCGCCGATCTTCTGCGCGCAGGCGATGGTGATCGGCCGCAGCCTTCCGACCTTCCTCGATCTGCTCGGCCCGCGCGAGGGGCGGAAATGGTCGAAGCTCACCGCTCTGCTCGGCCTGACGCTGGCGGTGACTGCTGTGATCGCGGCGCAGACCGCGCTCGCCTTCGTGTTCGACCCGCGCTACCACGACTTCCCTTACGCCTCGCTGACGATGGCGGTGGTGCCGTTCGCGGTGCTGATGCTGAACCGGCCGCAGATCGGCCAGCGTCCGATCGCGGAATCGGTGTTCGCCGGCGTGCTCGCGTTGTCGGCCGCTTACGTGCTCTTCAACGAGGGCCGCGAGAACTGGCAGTCGCTGTGGACCTGCGCGATCTATTTGCTGTTCGCGCTCACGCTGTGGCGGGCGCGGGCCGAGCAAATCCGAGAATGA
- the glmS gene encoding glutamine--fructose-6-phosphate transaminase (isomerizing) — protein sequence MCGIVGILGRAPVAEQLVDSLKRLEYRGYDSAGVATLEGKHLERRRAEGKLKNLEKRLEAEPLKGTTGIGHTRWATHGKPTVNNAHPHATERVAVVHNGIIENFRELREELEKKGTVFHTETDTEIVLHLVDDLLTRGSKPVEAVKLTLARLRGAFALGFIFAGDDDLMIGARNGPPLAIGYGDGEMYLGSDAIALGPFTDTISYLEDGDWVVLTRKSATIFDKDGHAAQRDKIKHAASTSLVDKANYRHFMAKEIHEQPEVVGHTLARYVDMAAERVSLPVKLPFDFKSIQRINITACGTASYAGFVAKYWFERFARVPVEVDVASEFRYREAPLRKGDLAIFISQSGETADTLAALRYAKAEGVHTVAVVNVPTSTIARESETVLQTLAGPEIGVASTKAFTCQLMVLANLAIAAGKARGELSDEDETKLVHGLVEIPRLMADALTTELQIEKLAHRIAKSSDVLYLGRGTSFPLALEGALKLKEISYIHAEGYAAGELKHGPIALIDETMPVVVIAPYDRVFEKTVSNMQEVAARGGNIILMTDAKGAEEATVESLVTIVMPDMAAAFTPMVYAVPVQLLAYHTAVVMGTDVDQPRNLAKSVTVE from the coding sequence ATGTGCGGGATTGTCGGCATTCTCGGGCGCGCGCCGGTTGCAGAGCAATTGGTGGATTCGCTCAAACGTCTTGAATATCGCGGCTACGACTCCGCGGGGGTCGCCACGCTCGAAGGCAAGCATCTCGAGCGCCGCCGCGCCGAGGGCAAGCTGAAGAATCTGGAGAAGCGTCTCGAGGCCGAGCCGCTCAAAGGCACGACCGGCATCGGCCATACCCGCTGGGCCACCCACGGCAAGCCGACCGTCAACAATGCCCATCCGCACGCGACCGAACGCGTTGCCGTGGTCCACAACGGCATCATCGAGAATTTCCGCGAGCTGCGCGAGGAGCTCGAGAAGAAGGGCACGGTGTTCCACACCGAGACCGACACCGAGATCGTGCTGCATCTCGTGGACGATCTGCTGACACGCGGCAGCAAGCCGGTCGAGGCGGTGAAGCTGACGCTGGCGCGGCTGCGCGGCGCCTTCGCGCTCGGCTTCATCTTCGCCGGTGACGACGACCTCATGATCGGCGCGCGCAACGGCCCGCCGCTCGCGATCGGATATGGCGACGGCGAGATGTATCTCGGCTCCGACGCCATCGCGCTCGGCCCGTTCACTGACACGATCAGCTATCTCGAAGACGGCGACTGGGTCGTGCTGACGCGCAAGAGCGCCACGATCTTCGACAAGGACGGCCATGCCGCCCAGCGCGACAAGATCAAGCACGCGGCCTCGACCTCGCTGGTCGACAAGGCCAATTACCGCCACTTCATGGCGAAGGAGATCCACGAGCAGCCCGAAGTGGTCGGCCACACGCTGGCGCGCTATGTCGACATGGCGGCCGAGCGCGTCTCGCTGCCGGTCAAGCTGCCGTTCGACTTCAAGAGCATCCAGCGCATCAACATCACGGCTTGCGGCACCGCGAGCTACGCCGGCTTTGTCGCCAAATACTGGTTCGAGCGTTTTGCGCGCGTGCCTGTCGAGGTCGATGTCGCCTCCGAATTCCGCTACCGCGAGGCACCGCTGCGCAAGGGCGATCTCGCCATCTTCATCTCGCAATCGGGCGAGACTGCCGACACACTGGCGGCGCTGCGCTATGCCAAGGCCGAGGGCGTGCACACGGTCGCCGTCGTCAACGTGCCGACCTCGACGATCGCGCGCGAGAGCGAGACGGTGCTGCAGACGCTGGCCGGCCCCGAGATCGGCGTTGCCTCGACCAAAGCCTTCACCTGCCAGCTCATGGTGCTGGCAAACCTTGCGATCGCGGCCGGAAAGGCCCGCGGCGAACTGTCCGACGAGGACGAGACCAAGCTGGTCCATGGCCTTGTCGAGATCCCGCGCCTGATGGCGGATGCGCTCACCACCGAGCTGCAGATCGAGAAGCTTGCGCACAGAATTGCCAAGTCGAGCGACGTGCTCTATCTCGGCCGCGGCACCAGCTTCCCGCTCGCGCTCGAAGGCGCGCTGAAGCTGAAGGAGATCTCCTACATCCACGCCGAGGGCTATGCCGCCGGCGAGCTGAAGCACGGGCCGATCGCGCTGATCGACGAGACCATGCCGGTCGTCGTCATCGCGCCCTACGACCGCGTGTTCGAAAAGACCGTCTCCAACATGCAGGAGGTCGCCGCCCGCGGCGGCAACATCATCCTGATGACCGATGCCAAGGGCGCGGAAGAGGCGACCGTCGAATCCCTCGTCACCATCGTCATGCCCGACATGGCGGCGGCGTTCACGCCGATGGTTTATGCCGTCCCCGTGCAGCTGCTCGCCTATCATACGGCTGTCGTAATGGGCACCGACGTCGACCAGCCGCGCAATCTCGCCAAGTCGGTGACCGTGGAATAG
- a CDS encoding NAD(P)-dependent oxidoreductase, whose protein sequence is MTKTTPKTIAILAPGAMGSAVARRLGENGARVLTSLQGRSEATRKRAADAGMVGAEDDEIAGADIILSIVPPGEAVALAERLAALIVRRAKKPVVVDCNAVNVDTVQRIEEIIGSAQAPFVDGGIIGFPPQPGSKSPAFYLSGEHAKDLAVLKDLGLDVRIVEGPVGAASALKMSYAGIVKGLAGIGSAMVVAATKAGAADALRDELALSQPAVLARLEVALPDMIPKAYRWVAEMREISGFLGADHPASQIYEGFARWFEHLAADANGEAVDAELMKAFAARIAQKKA, encoded by the coding sequence ATGACCAAGACGACGCCAAAGACGATTGCGATCCTTGCGCCCGGCGCCATGGGCAGTGCCGTGGCCCGCCGCCTGGGCGAGAACGGCGCACGCGTGCTGACGTCGTTGCAAGGGCGCAGCGAGGCCACGCGCAAGCGCGCGGCTGACGCCGGCATGGTCGGCGCCGAGGATGACGAGATCGCCGGGGCCGACATCATCCTTTCGATCGTGCCGCCGGGCGAAGCGGTCGCGCTGGCCGAGCGGCTGGCGGCGCTGATCGTCAGGCGCGCGAAGAAGCCGGTCGTCGTCGACTGCAACGCGGTCAATGTCGATACCGTGCAAAGAATCGAGGAGATCATCGGCTCGGCGCAGGCGCCGTTCGTCGACGGCGGCATCATCGGGTTCCCGCCGCAGCCCGGCAGCAAGAGCCCGGCCTTCTACCTCTCCGGCGAGCACGCCAAGGACCTCGCGGTGCTGAAGGATCTCGGGCTCGACGTGCGGATTGTCGAGGGCCCCGTGGGCGCGGCCTCCGCGCTGAAGATGTCCTATGCCGGCATCGTCAAGGGCCTGGCTGGCATCGGCTCGGCCATGGTGGTCGCGGCGACGAAAGCGGGCGCGGCCGATGCGCTGCGTGACGAACTCGCGCTCAGCCAGCCCGCGGTTCTGGCCCGGCTCGAAGTCGCGCTGCCGGACATGATCCCGAAGGCCTATCGCTGGGTCGCGGAGATGCGGGAGATCTCAGGCTTCCTCGGGGCCGATCATCCCGCCAGCCAGATCTACGAAGGCTTTGCGCGCTGGTTCGAGCACCTCGCTGCGGACGCGAATGGCGAGGCGGTGGATGCGGAACTGATGAAGGCGTTCGCCGCGCGTATCGCGCAGAAGAAGGCCTAG
- a CDS encoding glycosyltransferase — protein sequence MRVVAAVLLLVSVLHAGIWGVLRDREPAPDFKGLLPSVSYAPFEGAAHPDIDNIPTVEKIRADLKTLSTMTRAIRLYSSTGGVELVPPIAAEFGLKVTVGAWIDKDKDRNEREIKAAIELARKNSNVVGVVVGNEVIYRGEQKVEDLIDMIKKVKGSVRVPVTTGEIWNIWRDNPDLASNVDFIAAHVLPYWENFRSDQAVDQAVDRYNLLRNLFPGKRIVIAEFGWPSQGYNLRNADPGPFQQALTLRNFVSRAEAIGMEYNIVEAIDQPWKYFEGGVGPYWGILNASREPKFAWTGPVENPDYWKLMGIALLVGILLSLPILRLQQPTAKQAFLLSATANGVGAWAATVFAFWNGHYFIFGSAFALTLGMILLVPLVLIAMARIDEISAVALGRPPQRLLSKGKPVENVPENYYPKVSIHIPAYFEPVEMLKQTLDALSRLNYPNYECVVIINNTPDPAFWQPIQDHCRALGERFKFINAEKVQGFKAGALRIAMDRTAVDAEIIGILDADYVVDPDWLKDLVPAFADPRVGLVQAPQEHRDGDLSIMHYIMNGEYAGFFDIGMVQRNEANAIIVHGTMCLIRRAAMDMAGGWSSDTICEDSDLGLAIQELGWTTHYTNHRYGQGMLPDTYEAFKKQRHRWAYGGLQIVKKHWRHFLPGRSRLTPDQKREYSLGWLNWLGAESLGVVVALLNLIWVPIVAFADIAIPDKILTLPIIGAFIVSLAHFLSMYRLRVAIKPGQMLGAMIAAMSVQWTVSRAVAQGLITEHIAFARTSKGGLSRMSIEFQAFWEAVIGALLLIGAGVLIASNSYRQITEIYIFAGVLVLQSLPFLAAVAIAILELSRINSFQFWRDSAIRTAELIGLRPVALPTPAGTPQPVPNEVRREAQ from the coding sequence ATGCGCGTTGTCGCCGCCGTTCTGTTGCTCGTATCCGTGCTCCATGCCGGCATCTGGGGAGTCCTGCGCGACAGGGAACCCGCGCCCGACTTCAAGGGCCTGCTGCCCAGCGTCTCCTACGCCCCGTTCGAAGGCGCGGCCCACCCCGACATCGACAACATCCCCACCGTCGAGAAAATCCGCGCCGACCTGAAGACGCTGTCGACGATGACGCGCGCGATCCGTCTCTATTCGTCGACCGGCGGCGTCGAGCTGGTGCCGCCGATCGCGGCCGAGTTCGGCCTCAAGGTCACCGTCGGCGCCTGGATCGACAAGGACAAGGACCGCAACGAGCGCGAGATCAAGGCCGCCATCGAGCTCGCCCGCAAGAACAGCAACGTCGTCGGCGTCGTGGTCGGCAACGAGGTGATCTACCGCGGCGAGCAGAAGGTCGAAGACCTCATCGACATGATCAAGAAGGTCAAGGGCTCGGTCCGCGTGCCCGTCACGACCGGCGAGATCTGGAACATCTGGCGCGACAATCCCGACCTTGCCTCCAACGTCGACTTCATCGCCGCCCACGTGCTGCCCTACTGGGAAAACTTCCGCTCGGACCAGGCGGTCGACCAGGCCGTCGACCGCTACAATTTGTTGCGCAACCTGTTCCCCGGCAAGCGCATCGTCATCGCCGAGTTCGGCTGGCCGAGCCAGGGCTATAATTTGCGCAACGCCGATCCCGGTCCGTTCCAGCAGGCGCTGACCTTGCGCAACTTCGTCAGCCGCGCCGAAGCCATCGGCATGGAATACAACATCGTCGAAGCCATCGATCAGCCCTGGAAATACTTCGAAGGCGGCGTCGGTCCGTACTGGGGCATCCTCAACGCCAGCCGCGAGCCGAAATTCGCCTGGACCGGTCCGGTGGAAAACCCTGACTATTGGAAGCTGATGGGAATTGCGCTGCTGGTCGGCATCCTGCTGTCGCTGCCGATCCTGCGGCTGCAGCAGCCGACCGCCAAGCAGGCGTTCCTGCTGTCGGCGACCGCCAACGGCGTCGGCGCCTGGGCCGCGACCGTGTTTGCATTCTGGAACGGGCACTATTTCATCTTCGGCTCGGCGTTCGCGCTCACGCTCGGCATGATCCTGCTCGTTCCGCTCGTTCTCATTGCGATGGCGCGCATCGACGAGATCTCGGCGGTGGCTTTGGGCCGGCCGCCGCAGCGGCTGCTCTCCAAGGGCAAGCCGGTCGAGAACGTGCCCGAGAACTACTACCCGAAGGTCTCGATCCACATCCCCGCCTATTTCGAGCCGGTCGAGATGCTGAAGCAGACGCTCGATGCGCTGTCACGGCTGAACTATCCGAACTACGAATGCGTCGTCATCATCAACAACACGCCCGATCCCGCGTTCTGGCAGCCGATCCAGGACCATTGCCGCGCGCTCGGTGAACGCTTCAAGTTCATCAACGCGGAGAAGGTGCAGGGCTTCAAGGCCGGCGCGCTGCGGATCGCGATGGACCGCACGGCTGTCGACGCCGAGATCATCGGCATCCTGGATGCCGATTATGTCGTGGATCCCGACTGGCTGAAGGACCTCGTGCCTGCGTTCGCAGACCCGCGCGTCGGCCTCGTGCAGGCGCCGCAGGAGCACCGCGACGGCGACCTGTCGATCATGCACTACATCATGAACGGCGAATATGCCGGCTTCTTCGACATCGGCATGGTCCAGCGCAACGAGGCCAACGCCATCATCGTGCACGGCACGATGTGCCTGATCCGCCGCGCCGCGATGGACATGGCCGGCGGCTGGTCGTCCGACACGATCTGCGAGGACAGTGATCTCGGCCTTGCGATCCAGGAGCTCGGCTGGACCACCCACTACACCAATCACCGCTACGGCCAGGGCATGCTCCCCGACACCTATGAGGCCTTCAAGAAGCAGCGTCACCGCTGGGCCTATGGCGGCCTCCAGATCGTGAAGAAGCACTGGCGGCACTTCCTGCCCGGCCGGAGCCGGCTGACGCCCGACCAGAAGCGCGAATATAGCCTGGGCTGGCTGAACTGGCTCGGGGCCGAGAGCCTCGGCGTGGTCGTGGCGCTGCTCAACCTCATCTGGGTGCCGATCGTCGCCTTCGCCGACATCGCCATCCCCGACAAGATCTTGACGCTGCCGATCATCGGCGCCTTCATCGTCTCGCTCGCGCACTTCCTGTCGATGTACCGGCTGCGCGTCGCGATCAAACCCGGCCAGATGCTGGGCGCAATGATCGCGGCGATGAGCGTGCAGTGGACGGTGTCGCGCGCCGTCGCGCAGGGACTGATCACCGAGCATATTGCGTTCGCGCGCACCTCCAAGGGCGGCCTGTCCCGGATGTCGATCGAGTTCCAGGCGTTCTGGGAGGCCGTGATCGGCGCCCTGCTGCTGATCGGCGCCGGCGTGCTGATCGCCTCCAACAGCTATCGCCAGATCACCGAGATCTACATCTTCGCCGGCGTCCTGGTGCTGCAAAGCCTGCCGTTCCTGGCCGCGGTCGCGATCGCCATCCTCGAGCTCAGCCGCATCAACTCGTTCCAGTTCTGGCGCGACAGCGCGATCCGCACCGCCGAGCTGATCGGCCTGCGCCCCGTCGCGCTGCCGACCCCCGCCGGCACGCCGCAACCGGTGCCGAACGAGGTCCGGCGCGAGGCGCAGTGA
- a CDS encoding NUDIX hydrolase has translation MAKSSKLVAARRGKVLLVRRRSDGLWMFPGGRKRARESDKDCLRREIKEELPKLKLGRISLWKEVKARNKRSGRKMSDAIFIAKGAKGRLAIGDKNEIDRAAWQKPRGIRLTPTSRYIRDRLFPRKPQRR, from the coding sequence ATGGCGAAGTCTTCCAAGCTGGTTGCCGCAAGGCGCGGCAAGGTATTGTTGGTCAGACGACGGTCGGACGGCCTGTGGATGTTCCCGGGCGGCCGCAAGCGCGCGCGCGAATCCGACAAGGATTGCCTGCGGCGGGAGATCAAGGAGGAGCTGCCCAAGCTGAAGCTCGGCCGGATCAGCCTCTGGAAGGAAGTGAAGGCCAGAAACAAGCGCTCCGGGCGCAAGATGAGCGATGCGATCTTCATCGCCAAGGGCGCCAAGGGCAGGCTCGCGATCGGCGACAAGAACGAGATCGACCGCGCCGCCTGGCAGAAGCCGCGCGGCATCCGCCTGACGCCGACCTCGCGCTACATCCGCGATCGGCTGTTTCCAAGGAAGCCGCAGCGCCGGTGA
- a CDS encoding DUF502 domain-containing protein, which produces MTPRDDAPAPLDPVPEPHTGLMGRFRNYFLTGLVVTGPIAITLYLVWWFVTWVDGVVRPFVPLAYRPETYLPYVIPGWGLIVAFFTLTLVGFLAANLIGRTLVDVGETFLGRIPAVRAIYRGLKQVFETLFSGKGSSFRKVGLVEFPSPGMWSIVLISQSPNEDISRSLPGQEEHVSVFLPCSPNPTTGFFFYVPKSKIIEVDLTAEDAATLIMSAGVVQPGSAPDPKKAAALAGMANAARIANASALQPQPAKVE; this is translated from the coding sequence ATGACCCCCCGTGACGACGCGCCTGCGCCCCTTGATCCCGTGCCGGAGCCGCATACCGGCCTGATGGGCCGCTTCCGCAACTATTTCCTCACCGGCCTCGTCGTGACGGGGCCGATTGCGATCACGCTGTATCTGGTCTGGTGGTTCGTCACCTGGGTCGATGGCGTGGTGCGGCCGTTCGTGCCGCTCGCCTACCGGCCCGAGACCTATCTGCCCTACGTCATTCCCGGCTGGGGACTGATTGTCGCATTTTTCACGCTGACGCTGGTCGGCTTCCTCGCGGCCAATCTGATCGGCCGGACGCTGGTCGACGTCGGCGAGACCTTCCTCGGCCGCATTCCGGCGGTGCGCGCCATCTACCGCGGCCTGAAGCAGGTGTTCGAGACGCTGTTCTCGGGCAAGGGCTCGAGCTTCCGGAAAGTCGGCCTGGTCGAGTTTCCGTCGCCGGGCATGTGGTCGATCGTGCTGATCTCGCAATCGCCGAACGAGGACATTTCGCGCAGCCTGCCCGGGCAGGAGGAGCATGTCTCGGTGTTCCTGCCGTGCTCGCCCAACCCGACCACCGGCTTCTTCTTCTACGTGCCGAAGAGCAAGATCATCGAGGTCGATCTCACCGCCGAGGATGCCGCGACGCTGATCATGTCGGCCGGCGTGGTGCAGCCGGGCTCGGCGCCCGACCCGAAGAAGGCTGCGGCGCTCGCGGGCATGGCGAATGCTGCGCGCATCGCCAACGCGTCTGCGCTCCAGCCCCAGCCTGCGAAGGTGGAGTAG
- the glmU gene encoding bifunctional UDP-N-acetylglucosamine diphosphorylase/glucosamine-1-phosphate N-acetyltransferase GlmU — MTARSSLTIVLAAGEGTRMRSSLPKVLHPVASQSLLAHVLAAAPKGTGTALAVVIGPDHQAVADEAKRIRPDALTFVQTERLGTAHAVLAAREAIARGADDLLIAFGDTPLISAETFARLRAPLAKGAAIAGLGFRAADPSGYGRFIVEGGRLVAIREQADASAEERKIDLCNAGLMAIDGRRALEILDKIGNANSKGEYYLTDAVGIVREQGWESVVIETSEDEVRGINTKAQLAEAESVMQARLRKAAMEAGVTLIAPETVYLSADTVFGKDVTIEPFVVIGPGVSIADGTVIHSFSHIVQTTLGRNVSIGPYARLRPGTSLGDGARIGNFVETKAATLEAGVKVNHLSYIGDATVGANSNIGAGTITCNYDGFKKHKTVIGQGAFVGTNSSLVAPVKIGNGAYIGSGSVITKDVPDDAMALERNQQTIREGGAARYRELKTGGKKLEKKTET; from the coding sequence ATGACCGCCCGTTCCAGCCTCACGATCGTGCTCGCCGCCGGCGAAGGCACGCGCATGCGATCGAGCCTGCCGAAAGTGCTGCACCCGGTCGCGAGCCAGAGCCTGCTCGCGCATGTGCTTGCTGCCGCACCGAAGGGAACTGGCACCGCGCTCGCCGTCGTGATCGGCCCCGACCATCAAGCTGTCGCGGACGAGGCGAAGCGCATCCGTCCCGATGCGCTCACCTTCGTGCAGACAGAGCGGCTCGGCACCGCGCATGCGGTGCTGGCGGCGCGCGAGGCGATTGCGCGGGGCGCGGACGATCTGCTGATTGCCTTCGGCGACACGCCGCTGATCTCGGCCGAGACCTTCGCGCGGCTGCGCGCCCCGCTCGCGAAGGGCGCAGCAATCGCCGGGCTCGGCTTTCGCGCCGCCGATCCCAGCGGCTATGGCCGCTTCATCGTCGAGGGCGGCCGCCTGGTCGCGATCCGCGAGCAGGCCGATGCCAGCGCAGAAGAGCGCAAGATCGATCTGTGCAATGCCGGCTTGATGGCGATCGACGGGCGCCGCGCGCTCGAGATCCTCGACAAGATCGGCAATGCGAATTCGAAGGGCGAATATTATCTGACCGACGCGGTCGGCATTGTCCGTGAACAGGGATGGGAGTCTGTCGTGATCGAGACCAGCGAGGACGAGGTGCGCGGCATCAACACCAAGGCGCAGCTCGCCGAGGCCGAAAGCGTGATGCAGGCGCGCTTGCGGAAAGCGGCGATGGAAGCCGGCGTCACGCTGATTGCGCCCGAGACCGTTTATCTGTCCGCCGACACCGTGTTCGGCAAGGACGTCACCATCGAGCCGTTCGTGGTGATCGGTCCGGGCGTGTCGATCGCCGACGGCACGGTGATCCATTCCTTCTCGCACATCGTGCAGACCACGCTCGGCAGGAACGTCTCGATTGGCCCCTATGCGCGACTGCGCCCCGGCACCTCGCTCGGCGACGGCGCGCGCATCGGCAATTTCGTGGAAACCAAGGCCGCGACGCTGGAGGCCGGCGTCAAGGTCAACCATCTCTCCTACATTGGCGATGCCACCGTCGGTGCCAATTCCAACATCGGCGCCGGCACCATCACCTGCAACTACGACGGCTTCAAGAAGCACAAGACGGTGATCGGGCAGGGCGCCTTCGTCGGCACCAACTCATCGCTGGTCGCCCCGGTGAAAATCGGCAACGGCGCCTATATCGGCTCCGGCTCGGTCATCACCAAGGACGTGCCTGACGATGCGATGGCGCTGGAGCGCAACCAGCAGACCATCAGGGAAGGCGGCGCGGCGCGCTATCGCGAGCTGAAGACGGGCGGCAAGAAGTTGGAAAAGAAGACGGAGACGTGA